TGCTtacatttcatattttgttaGTAAATTGATACACATGACTAATAAGTCTACAAAGATTAAGGCAGTGTTAGAATTGAAGGTTTAAAATTATCTCAAAACCAATTAAATatgattaaataaaagcaaaaatatctacaaaaagAGGGTCTACATGTCACAGACTGCCATACTATATTACGCAGTTAGTATAATTTCATTAACAACTTTGGATACAGGTAGTAAAGTTcaagattataaaatatactCACACGTCCAGGCCATGAAATTGGTTACACAGGCCATTATAATTCATAAGGACTATATCAAAATaccatattttatatgtataaactaTAAAGCCTGAAAATAGCTAATTTGGCATACTATTGCATATTCCTTGCATTACTcttgtttgaaaatattatgcttTGTTGGTCTCTCATGAGTTACTgacataaatacaatttaaatgcattagagtagtaaatatattaattacataGATCCACGTAAAATGAGTGCattgagtaaaaataaatattatcatgaaattaacaaaatgttttgtaacCATTGTTATATACAAAATTGATtctaatttaaaactaaaaatggCAATATGTGACTAAAACGCACACTTGTCACATCTTCTCTTCTCACTTATGTATAAAGGCACAAGCAATCAAAACTATGGAACATTGTGGAGCACTTTCAAAACTCAACTTTAGAGTCAGTATGAAACATGAGATTTGGAACAACACTTGAGTTGAATTTTGAACAATACCCCAATCTATTCTAGCCAGCTATTGTTAGATACTGCTCAGTCAATGTAATGCCCTCAACTTGGGTGCAAATGAAGTAATTACTATGTAATTAAACCATCCTTCAAGGTAATAAGCAGTGATTGTATGCAAATTGTGGTGAATAGAAAAACACAAATGTCGCATGAAATCACACCCATACACTgtgtcaaataaattattctctTCACTCTGTGAGATGACACAATGTGCAACAGTTGCAATGCATTGGCAAGTTTAGAATTACTTTGTGACGGAAACCATACTAATTTAGTTATGACATAAATAAGTACCGGTAAGAAAAAGTATGTATCATAAAATGTGACCAATGACAAACTGTACAGTAATTGAATTAGAAGTGATAACAAAACTATGTCGTATTTGTTATTAGTGATTTTCTCCAAGAGGGATGGTGATGGTGTAGACGCGGGCTCTGGTGCCGGTGAGGCGAAAGGTGCCAAATCACTGGGTACCTCTCCATCGCCTGCCGCGATGTCATGATTCAGTGATAACAGGTCAAACGAATCTGATTCGGAGGTGATCACACCATTGTTGAGCGATGTCTTGCTACTGCTATTGTCCGTTGGAAGCGAAATCTCGTGTATTGGATCAGGAATTATAGTTCTGACCGGAGATTCTGGAAAAGAAACAATGTGATAAGCAAAATCTAgctcaaatattttataaccagCCAGAGGCACAACGTGTCATTACCGCACAAAGACGTCTCATACCTCTAGGACAGTCGTCGCCACATTTTCCAGATATAAGCTGAAGTCTATTGTGAGAATTTTCTAATATTCTTCTCCTTCGAGCTTCACGACGAGCTGCTGCAGCATCAGCCATGTTGACATTAATCAAATgacattattgttttttattgccaatacaaaaaaaaaaattctgatcGACGTcaaaattcaataataaaattggtGATTCGGTAAATTCTTCACAAAtgctttgaataaaatttaGAAATGACGACttcttgttataataaaattgtcttcctatatatatatatatgtgtttataatgttacaaaattaagaaaaatatttttgagactTCGTTTCATTGACATGGTACTGAAAGGAGAATACCAGTTCAAATTAGATTAGAGACCATAGAGTATAGTAAATAGATTGGGTTAGAGACACAAACCATTAATTATCTAGTATCAATTATGTTTGGCTTGATTTATGACTAATTCAATTATGTTTGATTgatttttcagttttatttattgcaaatgttttaaataaaacttaacaaaataattaattacggATTTGAACATCAGATAATAATTGGCAACCGGAAGTTTGTGTGTTGTCTGTTGCCAGTAACGCCAAGGACTTTTGTTTGGCGCCTTTACGGGCCGGTCGGTTTTTACTGATAAATTTGTCAAATTGcatcaaacaaacacaaattcCTGCTAAATATAATGGGGGACAAAGGAGACGGAGGTAATTCTATTCAAATCCACGATATAATCCATGTTGTTGATGATCTGAGCTGACGCTTGACAGTCAGTGATTTTTTGGTTATCAAAAAAGTCTTCGTATCTCTATATAATTTGTGTCATTTACAGAAACCTT
This genomic interval from Helicoverpa zea isolate HzStark_Cry1AcR chromosome 18, ilHelZeax1.1, whole genome shotgun sequence contains the following:
- the LOC124638878 gene encoding uncharacterized protein LOC124638878, with the translated sequence MADAAAARREARRRRILENSHNRLQLISGKCGDDCPRESPVRTIIPDPIHEISLPTDNSSSKTSLNNGVITSESDSFDLLSLNHDIAAGDGEVPSDLAPFASPAPEPASTPSPSLLEKITNNKYDIVLLSLLIQLLYSLSLVTFYDTYFFLPVLIYVITKLVWFPSQSNSKLANALQLLHIVSSHRVKRIIYLTQCMGVISCDICVFLFTTICIQSLLITLKDGLIT